The following proteins are encoded in a genomic region of Bubalus kerabau isolate K-KA32 ecotype Philippines breed swamp buffalo chromosome 13, PCC_UOA_SB_1v2, whole genome shotgun sequence:
- the GID8 gene encoding glucose-induced degradation protein 8 homolog, with translation MSYTEKPDEITKDEWMEKLNNLHVQRADMNRLIMNYLVTEGFKEAAEKFRMESGIEPSVDLETLDERIKIREMILKGQIQEAIALINSLHPELLDTNRYLYFHLQQQHLIELIRQRETEAALEFAQTQLAEQGEESRECLTEMERTLALLAFDNPEDSPFGDLLNMMQRQKVWSEVNQAVLDYENRESTPKLAKLLKLLLWAQNELDQKKVKYPKMTDLSKGVIEEPK, from the exons ATGAGTTACACAGAAAAACCCGATGAAATCACAAAGGATGAGTGGATGGAAAAGCTCAATAACTTACATGTCCAACGAGCAGACATGAACCGTCTCATCATGAACTACTTGGTCACAG AGGGCTTTAAGGAGGCAGCGGAGAAGTTTCGAATGGaatctgggattgaacccagcgtTGATCTAGAAACACTTGACGAGCGAATCAAAATCCGTGAGATGATACTGAAAGGCCAGATTCAGGAGGCCATAGCGCTCATCAACAGCCTCCACCCAGAGCTGCTGGATACAAACCGCTATCTCTACTTCCATCTGCAA CAACAACATCTGATCGAGCTGATCCGCCAGCGGGAGACGGAGGCAGCGCTGGAGTTTGCGCAGACCCAGCTGGCTGAGCAGGGTGAGGAAAGCCGCGAGTGTCTGACTGAGATGGAACGCACACTGGCCCTGCTGGCCTTTGACAACCCCGAGGACTCACCCTTCGGAGACCTGCTCAACATGATGcagaggcagaag GTGTGGAGTGAAGTGAACCAAGCTGTCCTGGATTATGAGAATCGTGAGTCAACACCCAAGCTGGCAAAGTTGCTGAAACTACTCCTTTGGGCTCAGAATGAGCTGGACCAGAAGAAAGTAAAATACCCCAAAATGACAGACCTCAGCAAAGGCGTGATTGAGGAGCCCAAGTAG
- the SLC17A9 gene encoding voltage-gated purine nucleotide uniporter SLC17A9 yields MQPPPDETRRDAAEDTQWSRPECQVWTGTLLLGTCLLYCARVSMPVCAASMSQDFGWNKKEAGVVLSSFFWGYCLTQVVGGHLGDRIGGEKVILLSASAWGFITVATPLLAHLGSAHLAFMTFSRILTGLLQGVYFPALTSLLSQKVRESERAFTYSTVGAGSQFGTLVTGAVGSLLLDWYGWPSVFYFSGGLTLLWVGYVYRCLLSERDLILALGILAQGLPVSRHTKVPWRQLFRKTSVWAAIISQLSAACSFFILLSWLPTFFKETFPSSKGWVFNVVPWLVAIPASLLSGLLSDHLINQGYRTITVRKFMQVMGLGLSSVFALCLGHTSSFCNSVVFASASIGLQTFNHSGISVNIQDLAPSCAGFLFGVANTAGALAGVVGVCLGGYLIETTGSWTSVFNLVAAISSLGLCTFLVFGKAQRVDLNPAHEDL; encoded by the exons ATGCAGCCGCCCCCAGACGAGACCCGCAGGGACGCGGCCGAGGACACCCAGTGGTCCAG gcCCGAGTGCCAGGTATGGACAGGGACACTGCTGCTGGGCACATGCCTGCTCTACTGTGCCCGCGTCAGCATGCCTGTCTGCGCCGCCTCCATGAGCCAGGACTTCGGCTGGAACAAGAAAGAGGCCGGCGTTGTACTCAGCAGCTTCTTCTGGGGCTACTGCCTGACTCAGGTGGTGGGCGGCCACCTGGGGGACCG GATCGGCGGTGAGAAGGTCATTCTGCTCTCGGCTTCTGCCTGGGGCTTCATCACCGTGGCCACTCCACTGCTTGCGCACCTTGGCAGCGCCCACCTGGCCTTCATGACCTTCTCTCGCATCCTCACCGGCTTGCTCCAAG gGGTTTACTTCCCTGCGCTGACCAGCCTGCTGTCCCAGAAGGTGCGGGAGAGTGAGCGAGCTTTCACCTACAGCACCGTGGGGGCCGGCTCCCAGTTCGG GACGCTGGTGACTGGGGCTGTGGGCTCCCTGCTCCTGGACTGGTACGGCTGGCCGAGTGTCTTCTACTTTTCGGGTGGGCTCACCCTGCTGTGGGTGGGTTACGTGTACAGGTGTCTCCTGAGTGAGAGAG ATCTCATCCTGGCCCTGGGCATCCTGGCGCAAGGCCTGCCCGTGTCCAGACACACCAAGGTGCCCTGGAGACAGCTCTTCCGAAAGACTTCTGTCTG GGCAGCCATCATCTCCCAGCTATCTGCGGCCTGCTCCTTCTTCATCCTTCTCTCCTGGCTGCCGACCTTCTTTAAGGAGACCTTCCCCAGCTCCAAG gGCTGGGTCTTCAACGTGGTGCCCTGGCTGGTGGCCATTCCCGCCAGTCTGCTCAGCGGGCTTCTCTCCGACCATCTCATCAATCAGG GTTACAGGACCATCACCGTTCGGAAGTTCATGCAG GTGATGGGCCTCGGCCTGTCCAGTGTTTTTGCCCTGTGTCTGGGCCACACGTCGAGCTTTTGTAACTCTGTGGTCTTCGCGTCAGCCTCCATTGGCCTCCAGACCTTCAACCACAG CGGCATTTCCGTTAATATCCAGGATCTGGCCCCTTCCTGTGCCGGCTTTCTGTTTG GTGTGGCCAACACAGCTGGGGCCTTGGCAG GTGTAGTGGGCGTGTGCCTGGGCGGCTACCTCATCGAGACCACGGGCTCCTGGACGTCTGTGTTCAACCTAGTGGCTGCCATCAGCAGCCTGGGGCTGTGCACCTTCCTTGTGTTTGGGAAGGCCCAGCGGGTGGACCTGAACCCCGCCCATGAGGACCTCTAG